A region from the Aegilops tauschii subsp. strangulata cultivar AL8/78 chromosome 5, Aet v6.0, whole genome shotgun sequence genome encodes:
- the LOC109741059 gene encoding patatin-like protein 3, protein MDAAPVGPPASMDVDKLTFEIFSILESKFLFGYDDPKLLFAGGSPLTPASGAVVGKVTPPRAQAGKVCILSIDGGGRAADGLLAGAALVRLEASLRRRTGDPKARLADFFDVAAGSGSGGVLAAMLVARGKDDARPLYSAEEALAFLARSLRRGWSSSLGSLRALLRRPAGGDAFRKVFGELTLRDTERPVLVPCYDLATGAPFLFSRADAVETPAYDFRLRNVCAATCAGSGRSSSAVEVRSCDGSTRIVAVGGGVALGNPTAAAITHVLNNKREFPLASGVEDLLVISIGCGEGASTSQIVRIAAEGVSDMVDQAVAMAFGHNRTSNYTRIQAIGSPRGSRCAVAAEEMLSQKNVESVLFRGKKLAEQTNAEKLELFAHELVKERNRRGAK, encoded by the exons ATGGACGCGGCTCCAGTGGGGCCACCCGCCTCCATGGACGTGGACAAGCTCACCTTCGAGATCTTCTCCATCCTCGAGAGCAAGTTCCTGTTCGGCTATGACGACCCCAAGCTTCTCTTCGCCGGTGGCTCGCCTCTTACACCGGCGTCTGGGGCGGTGGTCGGGAAGGTGACCCCCCCGCGGGCGCAGGCCGGGAAGGTGTGCATCCTGTCGATCGACGGCGGTGGGCGCGCCGCCGACGGGCTGCTCGCCGGCGCGGCGCTGGTGAGGCTGGAGGCGTCGCTGAGGCGGCGGACTGGGGACCCCAAGGCGCGTCTGGCGGACTTCTTCGACGTGGCCGCGGGCTCTGGCTCCGGCGGCGTGCTGGCCGCCATGCTGGTGGCGCGCGGCAAGGACGACGCGCGGCCGCTCTACTCCGCCGAGGAAGCGCTCGCGTTCCTCGCGCGTAGCCTCCGCCGCGGCTGGTCTTCCTCGTTGGGGAGCCTCCGGGCGCTGCTCCGGCGCCCGGCCGGCGGAGACGCGTTCCGCAAGGTGTTCGGCGAGCTCACGCTCCGGGACACGGAGCGGCCGGTGCTCGTCCCGTGCTACGACCTGGCCACGGGGGCCCCATTCCTCTTCTCCCGAGCCGACGCCGTCGAGACGCCGGCCTACGACTTCCGCCTGCGTAACGTGTGCGCCGCCACGTGCGCCGGGTCGGGCCGCTCGTCATCGGCGGTGGAGGTGCGGTCGTGCGACGGGTCGACCCGCATCGTGGCCGTGGGCGGCGGCGTGGCGCTCGGCAACCCTACGGCGGCGGCCATCACGCACGTGCTCAACAACAAGCGCGAGTTCCCGCTGGCCTCCGGCGTGGAGGACCTGCTGGTCATCTCCATCGGCTGCGGCGAGGGCGCCTCCACTTCCCAGATCGTCAGGATCGCCGCCGAGGGCGTGTCCGACATG GTGGATCAAGCAGTGGCCATGGCGTTCGGACATAACAGGACAAGCAACTACACCCGCATCCAG GCGATCGGGTCGCCGCGGGGGAGCCGAtgcgcggtggcggcggaggaGATGCTGTCGCAGAAGAACGTGGAGTCGGTGCTGTTCCGCGGGAAGAAGCTGGCGGAGCAGACCAACGCCGAGAAGCTGGAGTTGTTCGCGCACGAGCTCGTCAAGGAGCGCAACCGCCGCGGGGCCAAGTGA